A part of Leishmania braziliensis MHOM/BR/75/M2904 complete genome, chromosome 30 genomic DNA contains:
- a CDS encoding putative p22 protein precursor: protein MALMVPCRSASDAALADATRRELEEEMGRSDKPEQPTPPVGWQVERKPGTCTFDLTKSFEGEELVVRYSTNQDSDKANSHDIFAYVTQKNGQTMQADLSIEEGELVLNNIRFYSDAALAKDTSAEAEAKRNELYTGPLVHELDYDLLNCVMTYLEKRGVDEKLGEFVVLYSFWAEQQDYEAWLSTMNKFAA from the coding sequence ATGGCGCTCATGGTACCATGCCGCTccgccagcgacgccgcgctCGCTGACGCCACCCGCCGAgagttggaggaggagatgggtCGCAGCGACAAGCCAGAGCAGCCGACGCCGCCGGTCGGTTGGCAGGTGGAGCGCAAGCCCGGTACGTGTACCTTTGACCTCACCAAGTCGTTCGAGGGCGAGGAGTTGGTAGTGCGCTACAGCACGAACCAGGACTCCGATAAGGCGAACAGTCACGACATCTTTGCGTATGTTACCCAGAAGAATGGGCAGACGATGCAGGCGGACCTCAGCATCGAGGAGGGTGAGTTGGTGCTGAACAACATCCGCTTCTAcagcgatgcggcgcttGCGAAAGATACCAgcgccgaggcggaggcaaaGCGGAATGAGCTGTACACAGGTCCTCTGGTGCATGAGCTGGACTACGATCTCCTGAACTGCGTGATGACCTACCTGGAGAAGCGTGGCGTGGACGAGAAGCTGGGCGAGTTTGTGGTCTTGTACAGCTTCTgggcggagcagcaggatTACGAGGCGTGGCTGTCCACGATGAACAAGTTTGCCGCATAG
- a CDS encoding putative protein kinase, with protein sequence MDSLVFSPSAAASCVQFRPEQLQLGAGNPLGSGAISQVLQCRLRCTAAPSLPVVVKIVSKIQVLQQGKVQSVMNEKAALQRLAPFPYVVRLYGTAQCEDELYFVLEWLPHGDLLQHIRYAAQERVRQYNERKAGTLSASSVPSPAAVAGGASGAVLAGASEAEASAPTGSFKRTTSIPPSSTALRCLDFNDIQLIAAQLVLALAHTADRGVVLRDLKPENVAFDEKYRACLLDFDTADLEGSIHNPETNSGVACPPPADAAASDGVEENDGGHGNAAAESGGASASAPRRRLTVSEIQRMRRKTASFCGTAHYVSPEMVGECKWSFSSDLWALGALVYELVYGKHLFSGMTQFEVLQKIVDSGYMERGNLFPRVNFGVDADAGAEQSCSCRRFDSVKDFIQQLLSTDPQKRLGVHPITHCFDAAALRSHALFDGFQWEPVEEQQRTFRMRRFDSGSSKVASARPGDTSSDAPETSGDATDTALPAALKSLAAACVDPSASLAPYYHLLPFNNPVYAEYVYRTTADVNPFEQLFTEEGTRTAPAAAATSNAAAGSVSGSAPGALPTPAVDTTFNAASAVDEDEVADVIDDVGMHYTGRPADKDFQK encoded by the coding sequence ATGGACTCGCTAGTCTTCTCCccatccgctgctgcttcgtgcGTGCAGTTCCGGCCTGAACAGCTCCAGCTCGGCGCAGGCAACCCTCTCGGCTCCGGCGCCATTAGCCAAGTTCTGCAGTGCCGTCTGCgttgcaccgctgccccGTCGCTGCCGGTCGTGGTGAAGATCGTCTCCAAAAttcaggtgctgcagcagggtAAGGTGCAGAGTGTCATGAACGAAAAGGCagctctgcagcgcctcgcgccGTTCCCATACGTGGTGCGTCTCTACGGCACCGCCCAGTGCGAGGACGAGCTTTACTTTGTTCTAGAGTGGCTGCCCCATGGCGACCTGCTACAGCACATCCGATACGCGGCACAGGAGCGTGTGCGGCAGTACAACGAAAGGAAGGCAGGAACTCTATCAGCTTCTAGCGTGCCCAGTCCCGCTGCAGTAGCCGGTGGCGCCAGTGGAGCCGTGTTGGCTGGTGCCTCGGAGGCGGAAGCGTCAGCGCCGACAGGTTCCTTCAAACGGACCACCTCAATTCCGCCAAGCAGCACGGCGCTCCGCTGCCTTGATTTTAACGACATCCAACTTATCGCGGCTCAGCTGGTGCTCGCCCTTGCGCACACCGCCGACAGGGGTGTCGTGCTGCGCGACTTGAAGCCGGAGAACGTTGCGTTTGATGAGAAGTACCGCGCTTGCTTGCTGGACTTCGACACGGCAGACCTCGAGGGGTCCATACATAACCCAGAGACGAACAGCGGCGTAGCATGTCCTCCACCGGCGGATGCAGCTGCAAGTGATGGGGTCGAGGAAAACGATGGCGGTCATGGCAATGCAGCAGCCGAGAGTGGTGGTGCTTCGGCGTCTGCGCCACGGCGCCGGCTCACCGTGTCTGAAATCCAAAGGATGCGAAGGAAAACGGCGAGCTTTTGTGGCACGGCGCATTATGTCTCACCGGAGATGGTAGGGGAGTGCAAGTGgagcttcagcagcgacCTGTGGGCCCTCGGTGCACTTGTGTACGAGCTGGTCTACGGCAAGCACCTCTTTTCTGGCATGACACAGTTTGAAGTCCTCCAGAAGATAGTCGACAGCGGATacatggagagagggaaccTGTTTCCCCGGGTGAACTTTGGCGTCGACGCCGATGCGGGAGCCgagcagagctgcagctgccgccgcttcgATTCTGTGAAGGATTTcatccagcagctgctctcgACGGACCCGCAGAAACGACTTGGCGTGCACCCCATCACGCACTGCTTcgatgctgcggcgctgcgcagccacGCACTGTTCGATGGATTTCAGTGGGAGCCGgtcgaggagcagcagcgcaccttCCGCATGCGCCGATTCGACTCGGGAAGCTCGAAGGTGGCGAGCGCTAGGCCTGGTGACACGAGCTCTGATGCGCCAGAGACTTCAGGTGATGCCACGGATACGGCCTTGCCTGCCGCGTTGAAGTcgctcgccgccgcgtgCGTTGATCCGTCTGCATCGCTCGCCCCGTAttaccacctcctcccttttaACAACCCTGTGTACGCGGAGTATGTGTATCGCACGACGGCGGATGTGAACCCATTCGAGCAGCTCTTCACTGAAGAGGGCACCAGGACTGCccccgcggcagcggcaacatcAAACGCCGCAGCAGGCTCAGTGAGTGGCAGCGCACCTGGTGCGCTGCCGACCCCTGCGGTGGATACCACATTCAACGCCGCCTCGGCagtggacgaggacgaggtggCCGACGTGATTGATGATGTGGGCATGCACTACACTGGCCGCCCCGCAGATAAAGACTTCCAGAAGTAG
- a CDS encoding putative ubiquitin conjugation factor E4 B, whose translation MLEITSLGQLLSYVQRSDVVTVVDFYADWCGPCQQIKPQFEQMAQYYDPSKVIFAKCNVDRNRDCASRYGVTSIPTFIVFYANERVTTVTGGDLGTVQRNIDLAVAQIPETAAPSSAGQTAAAHRPSQETQDAFAEQMLRIVEAKGTKNPILEKDSCDAAYALLKEKTPYGLLLLPYLASDAFSAIAIEALFANIASRAGAERHDEEHLINQVLSHVMQLAVHLSWGDMSVVRQLHRVLLSLLACPQMQTALVASPFFTNVFITTGTQLERTTLLGVLFGLGPKPMAAARAPNGNWLEVLELFPYQKKDEHQQTVYTMQQEVKALAKMNVQLLQSLLRVNMTRNATLRYLGQALQLNEDYLKTMHHDSPISSRYFMIQLQSVLIELALPIFQARTNKEDMSSGCSYDYRQIPAHYLLDRLYGPHGVVVSFGSDVERVAHYDNDNPLPLVPSNRGAYKPFIHLFFLAARAVTLCAAVLIDEHDRDERQATHPQASQQQRDFFTAEKLLVEGLLGSNELSASRLEFLNHLAHWLLTVMQVDDQGVLPAEPPAEWGYLPQCLVNCVIRATSMAPLDGLYSDGMISLMLVLMGNTKYFPKPHTHALFPAYLLRLQENYTTRKVLEQHPWFSTHIVRACMECYIAVEKSSYERVEVRYELSYAIKTFLKSNLLCDPVREEMESQANNTMLERFSHMAVAEVNEAVDQVIDTLTRMNEMVKAGADLSENAVTSSSSQNTADGLHGQQQPQVRHQRNNANRSEEAVSSEDDGEEDEVENTDRSQTYHERGMSLRSHLMLFTASMDMFIELSLQFPKGVSQNMVAGQISEMLARSLMAFAGPNSRNLKIQNADLYNFRPREVLMRLVDCFTHFRRSKSFLRCLCHCSIPLSDISSVMRTIVDRQLISEDLIWKVSEMKSAVESASKEVDSEEAVWDDAPDYALDALLSTPLLQPVALPADVKDLNDLVYVNQETLHHLLLSESKHPFTNEALTEGEVAAFNKRPDVAAAVEGRRVAIQKWLSDAKAAKA comes from the coding sequence ATGCTGGAAATCACCAGTCTTGGCCAGTTGCTATCGTacgtgcagcgcagcgatgTGGTGACGGTAGTCGACTTTTACGCCGACTGGTGTGGACCGTGTCAGCAGATCAAGCCGCAGTTTGAGCAGATGGCGCAATACTACGACCCCAGCAAAGTCATTTTCGCCAAATGCAACGTCGACCGCAATCGCGACTGCGCCAGCCGCTACGGCGTCACCTCCATTCCCACTTTCATCGTCTTCTACGCTAATGAGCGTGTTACAACAGTGACAGGCGGTGATCTCGGTACGGTGCAGCGTAATATCGATCTTGCCGTCGCCCAAATCCCGGAGACTGCGGCGCCCTCGTCTGCCGGCcagacggcggcagcgcataGACCTTCGCAGGAGACACAGGACGCCTTTGCGGAGCAGATGCTGCGTATTGTGGAGGCCAAGGGAACGAAGAACCCAATCCTCGAGAAAGATAGCTGTGACGCCGCGTACGCGCTGCTCAAGGAAAAGACTCCCTACGgtctgctcctgctgccctACCTCGCCTCTgacgccttctccgccattGCTATTGAGGCGCTCTTCGCCAACATTGCCTCTCGCGCTGGTGCTGAGCGGCACGACGAGGAGCATCTCATCAACCAGGTCCTGTCCCACGTCATGCAACTCGCCGTCCATCTTTCCTGGGGTGACATGAGCGTTGtgaggcagctgcaccgcgtgCTCTTGTCGCTGCTTGCCTGTCCCCAGATGCAGACAGCGCTGGTGGCGAGCCCCTTCTTTACCAACGTGTTCATCACCACCGGCACACAGCTCGAGCGCACGACGCTCTTGGGCGTTCTCTTTGGCCTGGGACCAAAACCTAtggcagcggcacgcgcgCCTAATGGAAACTGGCTCGAGGTACTCGAGCTTTTTCCCTATCAGAAGAAGGACGAGCACCAGCAGACAGTCTACACTATGCAgcaggaggtgaaggcgctTGCAAAGATGAACGTACAACTGCTGCAGAGCCTGTTGCGCGTAAATATGACTCGCAACGCAACGCTGCGGTACCTTGGCCAAGCCCTACAGCTGAACGAGGATTACCTGAAGACGATGCACCACGACAGCCCAATCAGCTCTCGCTATTTCATGATCCAGCTTCAGTCGGTTCTCATTGAGCTCGCGCTGCCTATCTTCCAGGCGCGCACGAACAAGGAAGATatgagcagcggctgcagctacGACTACCGCCAGATACCAGCTCATTACCTACTGGATCGCTTGTACGGCCCacacggcgtcgtcgtctccttTGGCAGTGACGTTGAGCGGGTAGCGCACTACGATAATGACAATCCGTTGCCCCTGGTGCCGTCGAACCGCGGCGCCTACAAGCCCTTCATCCATCTCTTCTTCCTTGCGGCCCGTGCTGTCACACTGTGCGCGGCCGTTCTCATTGACGAGCACGACCGTGACGAGCGCCAGGCGACCCACCCGCAggcgtcacagcagcagcgcgacttCTTTACCGCGGAGAAGCTCCTGGTCGAGGGCTTGCTCGGCTCAAATGAGCTTAGCGCGAGCCGACTCGAGTTCCTCAATCACCTCGCCCACTGGCTTTTGACGGTGATGCAAGTGGATGACCAGGGCGTCTTGCCAGCTGAACCGCCAGCGGAGTGGGGCTACCTCCCACAGTGTCTCGTCAACTGCGTGATTCGTGCCACAAGTATGGCCCCGTTGGACGGCCTTTACTCCGACGGCATGATCTCCCTCATGTTGGTACTGATGGGCAACACCAAGTACTTCCCTAagccccacacgcacgccctcTTTCCAGCCTACCTGTTGCGGCTGCAGGAGAATTACACGACGCGCAAGGTGCTCGAGCAGCATCCGTGGTTCAGCACCCACATTGTGCGCGCCTGTATGGAGTGCTACATCGCTGTCGAGAAGTCGTCCTACGAGAGGGTTGAGGTGCGCTACGAGCTCTCGTACGCCATTAAAACGTTCCTCAAATCAAATCTGCTGTGCGATCCGGTGCGAGAGGAGATGGAGTCTCAGGCGAACAACACAATGCTGGAGCGCTTCTCGCAcatggcggtggcggaggtgaaTGAGGCGGTCGATCAAGTTATTGACACCCTCACCAGGATGAACGAGATGGTGAAGGCCGGCGCTGATTTGTCGGAGAACGCTGTCACGTCGAGTAGCTCGCAGAACACCGCTGACGGGTTGCACGGGCAGCAACAACCGCAGGTGCGCCACCAGCGAAACAACGCGAATCGAAGCGAGGAGGCCGTCTCCAGCGAGGACGACGGTGAGGAGGACGAAGTGGAGAACACGGACAGGTCACAGACGTACCACGAGCGTGGCATGAGCCTCCGTTCGCACCTGATGCTTTTCACCGCTTCGATGGACATGTTCATTGAGCTCTCTTTGCAGTTTCCGAAGGGCGTCTCGCAGAACATGGTGGCTGGGCAGATCAGCGAGATGCTTGCCCGCAGTCTGATGGCGTTCGCCGGCCCAAACAGCCGGAACCTGAAGATCCAGAATGCGGACCTCTACAACTTCCGCCCCCGCGAGGTGCTGATGCGTCTCGTCGACTGCTTCACACACTTCCGCCGCTCTAAGAGCTTCCTCCGATGCCTGTGTCACTGCAGCATCCCGCTCTCTGATATTAGCAGTGTCATGCGCACCATCGTGGACCGCCAGCTCATATCGGAGGACCTCATCTGGAAGGTCTCCGAAATGAAGTCTGCGGTGGAGTCTGCATCCAAGGAGGTGGACAGCGAGGAGGCTGTCTGGGATGACGCGCCCGACTACGCCTTGGATGCGTTGCTTTCCACCCCGCTTCTCCAGCCGGTTGCGCTGCCTGCGGACGTGAAGGACCTGAATGACCTGGTGTATGTCAACCAGGAGAcactgcaccacctcctcctctccgaGAGCAAGCACCCCTTCACGAACGAGGCTCTGACGGAGGGCGAGGTGGCGGCTTTCAACAAGCGCCCCGAcgtggcggctgctgtggagggGCGACGGGTTGCTATTCAGAAATGGCTGTCGGACGCCAAGGCTGCCAAGGCGTAG
- a CDS encoding DNAj-like protein encodes MLFRRVSEAYEVLSDPVRRRAHDAELGIQTHCDQQPSATAATGAPSVANAQTGTRAGSPAGGAQSFSASARRRKSTASTTSSTSSTAYQQQHRRYRKPFVRGDANRVFADAFDGKTLDEILFDVQRRRRQEKARSAAAAPRCKADGDPRDAASNDVTRSSSPPPPTEENGLLDRDARLRHVMETAAELFAQRAQRQYGHGILRHIRVASSPLPEGPAAPPEAYMPFRPFVGMPAPPGVQTPPEPRLGKVLSSQEATVDSSAPESHGTAWYEIPKQFHTHTYADGTPQSRATSLAKATKYIQGMPHNMGQLYSYHRPY; translated from the coding sequence ATGCTCTTCCGCCGTGTCTCGGAGGCATACGAGGTGCTCTCCGACCCGGTAAGGCGTCGGGCGCACGATGCCGAGCTGGGGATCCAGACACACTGCGATCAACAACCATCTGCGACAGCAGCCACCGGCGCGCCGTCTGTCGCTAACGCACAGACGGGTACGAGGGCCGGCTCTCCCGCCGGTGGCGCACAGTCGTTCTCTGCATCTGCGCGAAGACGGAAGAGCACAGCATCGACGACCTCGTCGACGTCCTCAACAGCctatcagcagcagcatcgtcgGTATCGCAAGCCGTTTGTACGCGGTGATGCCAATCGTGTCTTTGCCGACGCGTTCGATGGAAAGACGCTGGACGAAATTCTCTTTGACGTacagcgtcgtcgccgtcagGAGAAGGCCAgaagcgcggcagcggcgccacggtGTAAGGCGGACGGCGATCCCAGGGATGCAGCGTCCAATGACGTAACGAGATCGTCGTCGCCACCCCCACCTACGGAGGAAAATGGCCTTCTCGACCGCGACGCACGCCTGCGCCACGTAATGGAGACGGCCGCCGAGCTGTTtgcgcagcgagcgcagcggcagtacGGGCACGGCATTCTTCGCCACATACGTGTTGCATCCAGTCCGCTGCCCGAAGGcccagccgctccgcctgAAGCGTACATGCCGTTCCGTCCGTTCGTTGGCATGCCGGCTCCTCCAGGCGTGCAGACCCCGCCGGAGCCGCGACTAGGGAAGGTGCTAAGTTCTCAAGAGGCCACCGTAGACAGCAGCGCCCCGGAGTCGCATGGTACAGCTTGGTACGAGATTCCCAAGCAGtttcacacgcacacgtacgccgACGGCACCCCGCAGAGTCGCGCCACGAGTTTGGCCAAGGCAACCAAGTATATCCAAGGGATGCCGCACAACATGGGCCAGCTCTACTCGTATCACCGCCCGTACTAA